A stretch of Perognathus longimembris pacificus isolate PPM17 chromosome 1, ASM2315922v1, whole genome shotgun sequence DNA encodes these proteins:
- the Clic3 gene encoding LOW QUALITY PROTEIN: chloride intracellular channel protein 3 (The sequence of the model RefSeq protein was modified relative to this genomic sequence to represent the inferred CDS: deleted 2 bases in 2 codons), translating to MAETTKLQLFVKASEDGESVGHCPSCQRLFMVLLLKGVPFTLTTVDTRRALDVLKDFAPGSQLPILLYDGEAKTDTLQTEEFLEETLGPPEYPAWHPRYRESHTAGNDVFHKFSVFIKNPVPAQDDALYQQLLRALTRLDGYLRTPLEHELAREPQLRESRRRFLDGDQLTLADCGLLPKLHIVDTVCAHFRQAPIPAELRGLRRYLDGAAQEKEFKYTCPHRAEILEAYRPAVARPLAPLPTPPPDGSPIKASRSPVSVLSI from the exons ATGGCCGAAactaccaagctccagctgtttgtgaAG GCCAGCGAGGATGGCGAGAGCGTGGGGCACTGCCCGTCCTGCCAGCGGCTCTTCATGGTCCTGCTCCTGAAGGGGGTGCCCTTCACC CTCACCACGGTGGACACGCGAAG GGCACTGGACGTGCTGAAGGACTTCGCGCCGGGCTCGCAGCTG CCCATCCTCCTCTACGACGGCGAGGCCAAGACGGACACGCTGCAGACCGAGGAGTTCCTGGAGGAGACGCTGGGGCCGCCCGAGTA CCCAGCCTGGCACCCCCGCTACAGGGAGTCCCACACTGCCGGCAACGACGTCTTCCACAAGTTCTCCGTGTTCATCAAGAACCCGGTGCCCGCACAGGACGACG ccctgtaCCAGCAGCTGCTGCGCGCCCTCACCCGGCTGGACGGCTACCTGCGCACCCCGCTGGAGCACGAGCTGGCGCGGGAGCCGCAGCTGCGCGAGTCCCGGCGCCGCTTCCTGGACGGGGACCAGCTCACGCTGGCCGACTGCGGCCTGCTGCCCAAGCTGCACATCGTGGAC ACCGTGTGCGCGCACTTCCGCCAGGCGCCCATCCCCGCGGAGCTGCGCGGCCTGCGGCGCTACCTGGACGGCGCGGCGCAGGAGAAGGAGTTCAAGTACACGTGCCCGCACCGCGCGGAGATCCTGGAGGCCTACCGGCCGGCCGTTGCGCGCCCGCTagcgcccctccccacccccccacccgacGGCAGCCCCATAAAGGCATCTCGGTCCCCAGTGAGTGTCCTGAGCATCTGA
- the Paxx gene encoding LOW QUALITY PROTEIN: protein PAXX (The sequence of the model RefSeq protein was modified relative to this genomic sequence to represent the inferred CDS: inserted 1 base in 1 codon; deleted 1 base in 1 codon), translating into MATGPPPSLLCTWPPGSRPPRFVCYCEQGGSGDGARGGFSLHVTDAAELWSTCLSQDSLAALKAQLGLSGTEDITSRLRAACRQHTVTVSLQEDRASLTLXGGPSPLAFDLAKVPGPEAATRLQMLTLGLAERVCSLERQLAVVEETAASPRKSPRTAGPQFFLPDSDPQRGGSGPGVRRRCPGESLINPGFKRKKPAGGVNFDDL; encoded by the exons ATGGCCACGGGGCCGCCGCCGTCGCTGCTCTGCACGTGGCCGCCCGGCTCCCGACCGCCTCGCTTCGTGTGCTACTGCGAGCAGGGGGGCAGCGGGGACGGGGCCCGCGGCGGCTTCAGCCTCCA cgtGACGGACGCGGCCGAGCTCTGGAGCACCTGCCTCTCCCAGGACAGCCTGGCCGCCCTT AAAGCCCAGCTCGGCCTGAGCGGGACTGAGGACATCACCTCCCGGCTCAG AGCAGCCTGCCGGCAGCACACAGTGACTGTAAGCCTGCAAGAGGACAGAGCATCCCTGACCC TCGGGGGGCCTTCACCACTGGCCTTTGACCTTGCCAAGGTTCCAGGGCCAGAGGCAGCCACCAGGTTGCAGATGCTGACTCTGGGCCTGGCAGAACGT GTGTGCAGTCTGGAAAGGCAGCTTGCAG TTGTAGAAGAGACAGCTGCCAGCCCCAGGAAGAGCCCTCGAACAGCAGGACCTCAGTTCTTCCTGCCAG ATTCTGATCCACAGAGAGGTGGCTCTGGACCTGGGGTCAGGAGACGGTGTCCCGGGGAGTCCCTCATCAACCCTGGCTTCAAGAG GAAGAAACCAGCTGGTGGAGTCAACTTTGATGATCTCTGA
- the LOC125353412 gene encoding proline-rich protein 2-like: MTPTSFYHHQTQDCTEPSPRGPPAEPPSTEPPSRAPPAERPPTEPPSRAPPQSPPAERPPHGAPQQRPPARSPPAEPPSTEPPAEPPSTEAPSHTEPPSTEPPSRAPQQSPPAQRPPPTRSPPAETPLHGAPQQRPPCTEPPSRAPPRSPPAEPPPRSPPAGWASRNGPAQVLVPVPRGSNRAGPGTGGPQVSGLNCKGGLRVASLEERARAVCTDTPEGFRRPEEPPAQRPPGTLAPATKLLDLPTGSTGTCGAGGTDTAGPGTIQYGAQPAASTPGHLREPVTAGGPQCPASTPGHLREPVTVGGPQAPSQHPRAS, translated from the exons ATGACACCCACCAGCTTCTATCACCACCAAACTCAGGATTGCACAGAGCCCTCCCCACGGGGCCCCCCAGCAGAGCCCCCCAGCACGGAGCCCCCCAGCAGAGCCCCCCCAGCAGAGCGCCCCCCCACGGAGCCCCCCAGCAGAGCCCCCCCACAGAGCCCCCCAGCAGAGCGCCCCCCCCACGGAGCCCCCCAGCAGAGACCCCCAGCACGGAGCCCCCCAGCAGAGCCCCCCAGCACGGAGCCCCCAGCAGAGCCCCCCAGCACAGAGGCCCCCTCCCACACGGAGCCCCCCAGCACGGAGCCCCCCAGCAGAGCCCCCCAGCAGAGCCCCCCAGCACAGAGGCCCCCTCCCACACGGAGCCCCCCAGCAGAGACCCCCCTGCACGGAGCCCCCCAGCAGAGACCCCCCTGCACGGAGCCCCCCAGCAGAGCCCCCCCACGGAGCCCCCCAGCAGAGCCCCCCCCACGGAGCCCCCCAGCAGGCTGGGCGTCCAGGA ATGGCCCCGCTCAGGTCCTTGTCCCTGTTCCTCGTGGTTCAAATCGAGCagggccaggcaccggtggccctCAGGTCTCAGGGCTGAACTGCAAGGGTGGCCTGCGAGTGGCCTCCTTGGAGGAGCGGGCCCGGGCCGTGTGCACTGATACCCCAGAGGGCTTCCGGAGGCCAGAGGAGCCCCCGGCCCAGAGGCCACCAGGAACACTTGCCCCAGCTACCAAGCTCCTGGACCTGCCCACAGGAAGCACAGGGACGTGCGGGGCCGGGGGGACAGACACAGCTGGACCAGGTACAATCCAGTATGGAGCCCAGCCCGCAGCCAGCACCCCCGGGCATCTTAGGGAGCCTGTGACAGCGGGCGgtccccagtgcccagccagcaCCCCCGGGCATCTTAGGGAGCCTGTGACAGTGGGCGGTCCCCAGGCCCCCAGCCAGCACCCCCGGGCATCTTAG